From the genome of Maribacter algicola, one region includes:
- the mscL gene encoding large-conductance mechanosensitive channel protein MscL, whose amino-acid sequence MKDLFKEFKNFAVKGNMIDMAIGIIIGSAFNEVVNILVKKVIMPPLSLMTDDVNLRNKKWILREGMENMEEVAIGYGEFLEVIIDFGIIAFTIFMMLKFINKFKEKSEDPANAEVATPKNIELLSNLESLMKEQNSILKNQQQR is encoded by the coding sequence ATGAAAGATCTTTTTAAGGAGTTCAAAAATTTTGCGGTAAAGGGTAATATGATCGATATGGCCATCGGTATTATTATCGGTTCAGCCTTCAATGAAGTGGTGAATATCCTGGTAAAAAAGGTTATTATGCCACCCTTATCGCTAATGACGGATGACGTCAATCTTCGAAACAAAAAATGGATTCTAAGAGAGGGCATGGAAAATATGGAAGAAGTCGCAATAGGATATGGTGAGTTTTTAGAGGTAATCATAGACTTTGGCATTATCGCCTTCACCATTTTTATGATGCTCAAATTCATAAATAAGTTTAAGGAAAAATCAGAAGACCCAGCCAATGCTGAAGTTGCTACCCCAAAAAACATTGAGCTTTTGTCCAATTTGGAAAGTCTCATGAAGGAGCAGAATTCCATTTTAAAAAATCAGCAACAACGTTAA
- a CDS encoding DNA gyrase/topoisomerase IV subunit A, with protein sequence MEENEELNEGQHDNLSEGQQPIKDDSSEALTRVTGMYKDWFLDYASYVILERAVPAIEDGFKPVQRRIMHSLKELDDGRYNKVANVVGHTMQYHPHGDASIADAMVQLGQKDLLIDTQGNWGNIHTGDSAAASRYIEARLSKFALEVVYSPKITEWQLSYDGRKKEPVNLPVKFPLLLAQGAEGIAVGLSTKILPHNFNELIDASIKHLKGKRFTLFPDFPTAGIIDVSNYNDGLRGGKIRVRARISQLDKNTLVINEIPYGTNTSTLIDSILKANDKGKIKIKKIEDNTAAEVEILVHLPSGISPDKTIDALYAFTACESSISPLGCIIEDNKPLFIGVTEMLKRSTDATVDLLKKELEIQLSELEEQWHFASLERIFIENRIYRDIEEEETWEGVIAAIDKGLKPYTTHLRRPVTEEDIVRLTEIRIKRISKFDLEKAQQHLESLEDKIAQVKHHLEHLVEYAIDYFKNLKTTYGKDKERKSEIRIFDDIEATKVVIRNTKLYVNREEGFVGTSLKRDEYVTDCSDIDDIIVFTRDGSMQVTKVDAKTFVGKNIIHVAVFKKKDKRTIYNMIYKDGKGGASYIKRFNVTSITRDKSYDLTAGTPNSQVLYFSANPNGEAEVVTVNLRQAGSIKKLKWDIDFADVIIKGRTSKGNIVTKYSVKRIELKEKGVSTLKPRKIWFDDVVRRLNVDGRGELIGEFKGDDLLLIITQKGVVKTIQPVLTSHFDEDMVVLEKYNPNKPISAIYWEGEKERFYVKRFHVENENKEETFITEHPKSYLEIVSTDWLPVVEVEFPKPRGKEAKENLRVELEDFISVKGIKAMGNQLTTEKVKNINLLEPLPFEEKEPEDAEEIEVVDEENISSEMEGKQGNGTTSQNEPLDNEGEEGQITLF encoded by the coding sequence ATGGAAGAAAATGAAGAATTGAACGAAGGACAGCACGATAACCTATCGGAAGGTCAACAGCCAATAAAAGACGATTCGTCCGAGGCCCTTACGCGGGTTACTGGAATGTACAAGGATTGGTTTCTAGACTATGCTTCCTACGTTATTTTGGAACGTGCCGTACCCGCCATTGAGGATGGTTTTAAACCTGTTCAACGGCGAATCATGCATTCGCTCAAGGAATTGGATGACGGTAGATACAACAAGGTCGCTAATGTTGTTGGACATACCATGCAGTATCATCCCCATGGGGATGCCAGTATTGCCGATGCCATGGTGCAATTGGGCCAAAAGGATTTATTAATCGATACCCAAGGAAACTGGGGAAATATACATACTGGAGATAGTGCGGCCGCTTCCCGATACATTGAGGCCAGATTGTCCAAATTTGCACTCGAAGTAGTATACAGCCCAAAGATTACAGAGTGGCAATTAAGTTATGATGGACGGAAAAAGGAACCGGTTAACCTGCCCGTAAAATTCCCGTTATTATTGGCACAAGGAGCGGAAGGGATCGCCGTAGGCCTTTCGACCAAAATCTTGCCCCATAATTTCAATGAGCTGATAGATGCTTCCATTAAACACCTAAAAGGAAAACGGTTTACGTTGTTTCCAGATTTTCCTACGGCAGGTATTATCGATGTAAGTAATTACAATGACGGTTTACGGGGAGGAAAGATTCGGGTGCGGGCCAGAATATCGCAATTGGACAAAAACACCTTGGTCATCAATGAAATACCCTATGGAACCAATACTTCTACCTTGATTGATTCCATTCTTAAGGCAAATGACAAGGGCAAAATCAAGATCAAGAAAATTGAGGACAATACGGCCGCGGAAGTCGAAATATTGGTGCATCTGCCCTCTGGGATATCACCGGACAAAACGATAGACGCACTGTATGCCTTTACTGCCTGCGAATCCTCCATTTCCCCGTTGGGTTGTATTATAGAGGACAATAAGCCATTATTTATAGGGGTGACCGAAATGCTGAAACGTTCAACGGATGCTACGGTTGATTTGTTGAAAAAGGAGTTGGAAATTCAACTTTCCGAACTGGAAGAGCAATGGCACTTCGCTTCGCTGGAAAGAATTTTCATTGAGAACAGAATCTATAGGGATATTGAGGAAGAAGAAACGTGGGAAGGTGTGATTGCGGCTATTGACAAAGGTTTGAAACCATACACGACACACTTACGCCGCCCCGTTACCGAAGAGGATATAGTTCGCCTAACAGAAATTAGAATAAAGCGTATTTCCAAATTCGATTTGGAAAAGGCTCAACAACATTTGGAAAGCCTTGAGGACAAAATAGCCCAAGTAAAGCATCACTTGGAACATTTGGTGGAGTATGCCATTGATTATTTTAAGAACTTGAAGACCACTTACGGAAAGGACAAGGAAAGAAAATCTGAGATTCGCATATTCGATGACATTGAGGCCACAAAAGTAGTCATTAGAAACACCAAGCTGTATGTGAACAGGGAGGAAGGCTTTGTGGGAACTTCCCTAAAGCGGGATGAGTATGTAACCGACTGTAGCGATATTGACGATATAATAGTATTTACAAGGGATGGTTCCATGCAGGTAACCAAGGTAGACGCCAAGACATTTGTTGGTAAAAACATTATCCACGTAGCCGTTTTTAAGAAAAAGGACAAGCGCACTATATATAATATGATTTATAAAGATGGTAAAGGTGGCGCCTCCTACATTAAGAGATTCAATGTCACTTCCATTACTAGGGACAAAAGCTATGATTTGACCGCCGGAACCCCCAATTCCCAAGTACTGTATTTTTCCGCCAATCCAAACGGGGAAGCGGAAGTCGTTACCGTTAATTTGCGGCAGGCTGGAAGCATCAAAAAACTGAAGTGGGATATCGATTTTGCCGATGTCATTATTAAAGGCCGAACTTCCAAAGGGAATATTGTCACCAAATATTCCGTGAAGCGCATAGAGCTGAAGGAAAAAGGCGTTTCCACCTTAAAACCCAGAAAGATTTGGTTTGATGATGTGGTTAGAAGGTTGAACGTAGACGGTAGAGGAGAATTGATAGGGGAATTTAAGGGCGATGATTTATTGTTGATTATTACCCAAAAAGGCGTTGTAAAAACCATTCAGCCCGTTCTGACCTCCCATTTTGACGAGGACATGGTCGTTCTGGAAAAATACAACCCCAATAAACCAATCTCGGCCATCTATTGGGAGGGGGAAAAGGAACGTTTTTATGTAAAAAGGTTCCATGTTGAAAACGAAAATAAGGAGGAAACCTTTATTACGGAACATCCCAAATCCTATTTGGAAATCGTTTCTACAGATTGGTTACCAGTCGTAGAGGTAGAGTTTCCAAAACCAAGGGGCAAGGAGGCAAAGGAAAACCTCAGGGTGGAACTGGAGGATTTTATTTCGGTTAAGGGAATTAAGGCCATGGGCAATCAATTGACTACTGAAAAGGTAAAGAATATTAACTTGCTGGAGCCTCTTCCCTTTGAGGAGAAAGAACCTGAAGACGCGGAAGAAATAGAAGTTGTGGATGAAGAGAATATTTCTTCGGAAATGGAAGGAAAACAAGGTAATGGTACCACTAGTCAAAATGAACCGTTGGATAATGAGGGAGAAGAAGGACAGATTACCCTGTTTTAA
- a CDS encoding DNA topoisomerase IV subunit B, producing MSQESQYTEDNIRSLDWKEHIRLRPGMYIGKLGDGSSADDGIYILLKEVIDNCIDEFVMGAGKTIEITIKDKTVKVRDYGRGIPLGKVVDVVSKMNTGGKYDSRAFKKSVGLNGVGTKAVNALSSFFEVQSSRDNQVKTAQFSFGNLDKEEGPEDTTKRKGTKVTFVPDESIFKNYKYRNEYVERMLKNYVYLNPGLTIVFNGEKFHSENGLKDLLEDNNNMDDMLYPVIHLKGEDIEVAITHSKTQYSEEYHSFVNGQHTTQGGTHQAAFREAIVKTIRDFYGKNYDPSDIRKSIISAISIKVMEPVFESQTKTKLGSTDMGGDFPTVRTYINDFLGTQLDNYLHKNPETADKLQRKIIMAEKERKELSGIRKLARDRAKKASLHNKKLRDCRVHLGDMKNDRRLESTLFITEGDSASGSITKSRDVNTQAVFSLRGKPLNSYGMSKKIVYENEEFNLLQAALNIEESMEDLRYNNIVIATDADVDGMHIRLLLITFFLQFFPELIKENHLYILQTPLFRVRNKKETIYCYSDEERRAAIQKLSGKPEITRFKGLGEISPGEFQHFIGDDIRLEPVMLDKAMSIEELLNFYMGKNTPDRQEFIIENLKVEIDLIEENQK from the coding sequence ATGTCCCAAGAATCTCAGTATACCGAAGATAATATACGCTCGCTCGATTGGAAGGAACACATCCGATTAAGACCCGGTATGTACATCGGAAAATTGGGGGACGGTTCTTCAGCGGACGACGGAATCTATATTTTGCTCAAGGAAGTCATCGATAACTGTATCGACGAGTTCGTGATGGGTGCCGGAAAGACCATTGAGATTACCATCAAGGACAAGACCGTTAAGGTTCGGGATTACGGTAGGGGCATACCTTTGGGAAAGGTGGTGGACGTTGTTTCCAAAATGAACACCGGCGGCAAATATGACAGCCGTGCGTTTAAAAAATCGGTAGGGTTAAACGGTGTAGGAACCAAAGCGGTAAACGCACTTTCCAGTTTTTTTGAGGTCCAGTCCTCGAGGGACAATCAGGTAAAGACCGCACAATTCAGTTTTGGTAATCTGGACAAAGAGGAAGGTCCTGAGGATACCACAAAAAGGAAGGGAACCAAAGTCACGTTCGTTCCAGACGAAAGTATTTTCAAAAATTACAAGTACCGTAACGAGTACGTGGAACGCATGCTCAAGAACTACGTGTACCTAAATCCGGGTCTTACCATCGTTTTTAATGGTGAGAAATTCCACTCGGAAAATGGCCTAAAGGATTTATTGGAGGATAATAATAACATGGATGATATGCTCTATCCCGTTATCCATCTAAAAGGAGAGGACATAGAGGTAGCCATAACCCACAGTAAGACCCAATATAGCGAGGAGTACCATTCTTTTGTAAACGGCCAGCACACAACGCAAGGGGGAACCCACCAAGCAGCTTTCAGGGAAGCCATTGTAAAGACGATTCGGGATTTTTACGGAAAAAATTACGACCCTTCAGATATTCGGAAATCCATCATTTCTGCAATTTCTATAAAGGTCATGGAACCTGTATTTGAAAGTCAGACCAAGACGAAATTGGGCTCCACGGATATGGGCGGTGATTTTCCAACGGTGAGAACCTACATTAACGACTTTTTAGGCACGCAGTTGGATAACTATTTGCACAAGAATCCGGAAACAGCGGATAAGCTTCAAAGGAAGATTATCATGGCCGAAAAAGAACGGAAGGAACTTTCAGGCATACGAAAATTGGCCAGGGACCGAGCTAAAAAGGCAAGTCTTCACAACAAAAAATTACGGGATTGCAGGGTGCATTTGGGGGATATGAAAAATGACCGAAGATTGGAAAGCACCTTGTTCATAACAGAGGGAGATTCGGCATCCGGTTCCATAACAAAATCCCGGGACGTGAATACCCAGGCCGTATTCAGTCTTCGTGGGAAGCCGCTCAATTCCTACGGTATGTCCAAGAAAATAGTGTATGAAAATGAGGAATTCAATTTGCTGCAGGCGGCCTTGAACATTGAAGAGTCCATGGAAGACCTTAGGTATAACAATATAGTTATTGCTACCGATGCGGATGTTGACGGGATGCATATTCGTTTATTGCTCATTACCTTTTTTCTGCAGTTCTTTCCAGAATTGATCAAGGAAAACCACCTATATATATTACAGACCCCATTGTTCAGGGTGCGCAATAAAAAGGAAACCATTTATTGTTACAGTGATGAGGAAAGAAGGGCGGCTATCCAAAAGCTATCCGGGAAACCTGAGATAACGCGATTTAAGGGATTGGGCGAGATTTCTCCTGGTGAGTTCCAACATTTCATTGGGGACGATATTCGTCTGGAGCCTGTAATGCTCGACAAAGCCATGTCAATTGAGGAATTGTTGAATTTTTATATGGGTAAGAACACACCGGACAGACAGGAATTTATCATAGAGAATTTGAAAGTAGAGATTGACCTGATCGAGGAAAATCAAAAATAA
- the ychF gene encoding redox-regulated ATPase YchF → MKAGIVGLPNVGKSTLFNCLSNAKAQSANFPFCTIEPNIGVVNVPDSRLEKLEELVKPERVVPATVEIVDIAGLVKGASKGEGLGNQFLGNIRETDAILHVLRCFDNDNIVHVDGSVNPIRDKETIDMELQLKDLETVDKKLEKVKRAAKTGNKEAQKEEAVLMAIKNGLESGISVRAIDISKEDRIEFVKPLQFITDKPVMYVCNVDEESASTGNAYVEKVKETVANENAEVIFLAVGTEADITELETYEERQMFLEDLGLEEPGSAKLIRGAYRLLNLETYFTAGVKEVRAWTIPVGATAPQAAGVIHSDFEKGFIRAEVIAYDDYVKFGSEAKVKEAGKMRVEGKEYIVKDGDVMHFRFNV, encoded by the coding sequence ATGAAAGCAGGAATCGTGGGATTGCCCAATGTGGGAAAATCGACCCTTTTTAATTGTTTGTCCAACGCGAAGGCACAAAGTGCCAATTTCCCATTTTGTACCATAGAACCCAATATTGGCGTTGTAAACGTGCCCGATTCACGATTGGAAAAACTGGAGGAACTGGTAAAACCTGAGCGAGTTGTACCTGCTACCGTGGAGATTGTAGATATAGCTGGCTTAGTCAAAGGGGCCAGTAAAGGCGAAGGTCTTGGAAACCAATTTTTGGGAAATATCCGTGAGACCGATGCCATCCTTCACGTATTGAGGTGCTTTGACAATGACAACATCGTTCATGTAGATGGTAGCGTAAATCCTATTCGGGATAAGGAAACCATTGACATGGAGCTTCAACTGAAGGATTTGGAAACCGTGGACAAGAAATTGGAAAAAGTTAAAAGAGCCGCTAAGACTGGAAATAAGGAAGCACAAAAGGAGGAGGCGGTTTTGATGGCCATAAAGAATGGCTTGGAATCCGGTATTTCCGTTAGGGCCATCGATATTTCAAAGGAGGATAGGATAGAATTCGTAAAACCGCTTCAGTTTATAACGGACAAACCTGTTATGTACGTTTGTAACGTAGACGAGGAGTCGGCATCTACAGGAAATGCCTACGTGGAAAAAGTAAAGGAAACCGTTGCCAACGAGAATGCAGAAGTGATTTTCCTAGCCGTAGGTACGGAGGCCGATATCACGGAATTGGAAACCTATGAGGAACGCCAGATGTTTTTGGAAGACCTTGGTTTGGAAGAGCCAGGGTCGGCCAAGTTGATACGTGGTGCATACCGACTCCTAAATCTTGAAACTTACTTTACGGCAGGGGTCAAGGAAGTACGGGCATGGACCATTCCCGTGGGCGCTACCGCACCTCAAGCGGCGGGGGTTATCCATTCCGATTTTGAAAAAGGCTTCATCCGTGCCGAAGTGATTGCCTATGATGACTACGTGAAATTTGGTAGCGAGGCAAAGGTTAAGGAAGCGGGTAAAATGCGTGTGGAAGGCAAGGAATATATCGTTAAGGATGGCGATGTGATGCACTTTAGATTCAACGTGTAA
- a CDS encoding 4Fe-4S dicluster domain-containing protein — protein sequence MAIIITDECINCGACEPECPNTAIYEGADEWRYGDGTSLKGDVVLPNGKAVNADDAQEPISDEVYYIAPDKCTECMGFHEEPQCAAVCPVDCCVPDEDHVESEETLLAKQAFMHPED from the coding sequence ATGGCTATAATAATAACAGACGAATGTATAAACTGTGGGGCTTGCGAACCGGAATGTCCCAATACTGCAATATATGAAGGTGCCGATGAATGGCGCTATGGGGATGGTACTTCTCTGAAGGGTGACGTTGTATTGCCAAATGGCAAGGCGGTAAACGCTGATGATGCCCAGGAACCCATTAGCGATGAAGTCTATTACATAGCACCGGATAAGTGTACGGAATGTATGGGCTTCCATGAAGAGCCCCAATGTGCCGCCGTATGTCCTGTGGATTGTTGTGTGCCCGATGAGGACCATGTGGAATCCGAAGAAACGCTGTTGGCCAAACAGGCCTTTATGCATCCGGAAGATTAA
- a CDS encoding acyl-CoA reductase — translation MAEQPETIKAFVKLGEFLGDYCQFAKGNLEFNEDQIKWLHKLDDLVARAASHNGWFTQGNILYAFEQWSTALKTDNLKKWLDQYDIQNSNPMTVAIIMAGNIPLVGFHDFLSVLVTGNKALVKLSSNDKILLPFFTEYLTTLEPLLLGYIKFSDEILTDYDAVIATGSNNTARYFEYYFGKKPNIIRKNRNSVAIIHGDETPETLSLLGEDIFRYYGLGCRSVSKIMVPRGYDFDNFYKAVYSFKDIIDENKYANNYDYNKAVYLMSEFKFLDNGFLLLKEDAGYASPIASLFYQYYDSKEYLDETLKRDADKIQCIVSSRPRRDHIAFGDSQKPALWDYADGVDTVEFLLKISNNN, via the coding sequence ATGGCAGAACAACCAGAAACTATAAAAGCTTTTGTTAAACTCGGAGAATTTTTGGGTGATTACTGCCAATTTGCCAAAGGGAACCTTGAATTTAATGAAGACCAAATTAAGTGGTTGCATAAACTGGATGATTTGGTGGCAAGGGCTGCGAGTCATAACGGTTGGTTCACCCAGGGAAATATTTTATACGCTTTTGAACAATGGTCCACCGCATTGAAAACCGATAACTTAAAAAAATGGTTGGACCAATACGATATTCAAAATTCCAACCCAATGACCGTAGCCATTATTATGGCAGGCAATATTCCCTTGGTTGGATTTCATGATTTTTTATCGGTTTTGGTGACAGGAAACAAGGCGCTTGTAAAGTTATCCAGCAATGATAAAATTTTGTTGCCCTTTTTTACCGAATATCTAACAACGCTGGAACCCCTACTTTTAGGGTATATAAAATTTTCGGATGAAATCCTGACCGATTATGATGCGGTAATCGCTACGGGAAGCAACAATACCGCCCGCTATTTCGAGTATTATTTCGGCAAAAAACCGAACATTATTCGAAAAAACAGGAACTCCGTAGCGATTATTCATGGTGACGAAACACCCGAAACTCTTTCGCTTTTGGGCGAGGATATTTTCCGATATTACGGGCTTGGATGTAGAAGCGTATCCAAAATCATGGTTCCCCGGGGATATGATTTTGACAACTTCTACAAAGCCGTTTACTCATTTAAGGATATCATTGACGAGAACAAGTACGCCAATAACTACGACTATAACAAAGCGGTTTATCTTATGAGCGAATTCAAGTTTTTGGATAACGGTTTTCTTTTATTGAAAGAGGATGCAGGTTATGCCTCGCCCATAGCTTCCCTTTTTTATCAATATTATGATTCCAAGGAGTATTTGGATGAGACCTTAAAAAGGGATGCAGATAAAATCCAGTGTATTGTTTCTTCCAGACCCAGAAGAGACCACATTGCCTTTGGTGATTCGCAAAAACCAGCGCTTTGGGACTATGCGGATGGCGTGGACACTGTTGAATTCCTGTTAAAAATATCCAACAATAATTGA
- the serC gene encoding 3-phosphoserine/phosphohydroxythreonine transaminase: protein MQKHNFSAGPCVLPREVLLKASEAVMDFNGSGLSLIEISHRSKDFVAVMDRARSLVLELLNLEGKGYHALFLQGGASMEFLMVAYNLLETKAGYLNTGTWSDKAIKEAKLFGEVVEVGSSKDENFNYIPKGYAVPSGLDYLHLTSNNTIFGTQFKKFPTTDAPLVCDMSSDIFSRVLDFSKFDLIYAGAQKNMGPAGTTLVVVKEEILGKVSRKIPSMLNYKIHIDKESMYNTPPVFAVYTSMLTLEWLKNLGGIAAIEQINEKKAQLLYSEIDLNPVFEGYANKNDRSIMNATFNLTEEGLKDTFEAMLKEAGINGLNGHRSVGGYRASMYNALSLESVGVLVDVMSEMERKA from the coding sequence ATGCAAAAACATAATTTTAGTGCCGGACCATGTGTTCTTCCGAGAGAAGTCCTTCTTAAAGCTTCTGAGGCTGTAATGGATTTTAACGGTTCTGGACTATCGTTAATAGAAATCTCCCACCGTAGTAAGGATTTTGTGGCCGTCATGGATCGTGCCCGATCCCTCGTTTTGGAACTATTGAATCTTGAAGGAAAGGGATACCATGCCCTATTCCTACAAGGGGGTGCCAGCATGGAGTTTTTAATGGTTGCCTATAACCTTCTAGAAACGAAGGCAGGTTATCTAAATACGGGCACTTGGAGCGATAAAGCAATAAAAGAGGCCAAACTCTTTGGAGAAGTGGTAGAAGTAGGATCTTCCAAGGACGAGAACTTCAACTACATCCCAAAGGGCTATGCTGTTCCTTCCGGATTGGATTATTTGCACCTTACTTCCAATAATACCATATTCGGTACCCAGTTTAAAAAATTTCCTACGACAGACGCACCTTTGGTCTGTGATATGAGTTCCGATATTTTCTCAAGGGTGCTGGACTTTTCAAAGTTCGATTTGATTTACGCAGGAGCGCAAAAAAACATGGGTCCTGCCGGAACTACCTTGGTTGTTGTGAAGGAGGAAATATTGGGTAAGGTATCTAGAAAAATACCTTCCATGTTGAACTATAAAATTCATATCGACAAAGAAAGCATGTACAACACTCCGCCTGTATTTGCAGTGTATACTTCCATGCTCACCTTGGAGTGGCTAAAAAACCTTGGAGGAATCGCCGCCATTGAGCAAATAAATGAGAAAAAAGCACAGTTGCTTTATTCTGAAATCGACTTGAATCCCGTATTCGAGGGATATGCCAATAAAAACGACCGTTCCATTATGAATGCCACCTTCAACCTAACGGAGGAAGGACTTAAGGATACTTTTGAAGCTATGTTGAAAGAAGCCGGAATCAATGGCCTTAACGGACACCGATCAGTTGGTGGATACAGAGCCAGTATGTACAATGCGTTATCTCTAGAGAGCGTTGGCGTCCTAGTGGATGTAATGAGCGAAATGGAACGCAAAGCATAA
- a CDS encoding D-2-hydroxyacid dehydrogenase: MKILANDGISDKGISLLENKGFKVITTHVAQEQLGNYINQNDVTCLLVRSATKVDRNLIDACPKLKLIGRGGVGMDNIDVEYAQKKGIQVINTPSASSLSVAELVFAHLYGGVRFLYDANRNMPLEGDSKFKQLKKTYGNGKELAGKTLGIIGFGRIGQAVAKLALGAGMKVIFFDPLLDDVSLTLSFFDGQSVTFNLKKTDKDQLLKVSDFITVHVPAQKNYVLGSREFELMKDGVGIINAARGGVIDEVALVDALESNKVSFAGMDVYESEPQPEIRILMHPKISLTPHIGGATNEAQDRIGIELAEQIIYHFK, from the coding sequence ATGAAGATATTGGCGAACGATGGAATATCCGATAAGGGTATTTCTCTTCTTGAAAATAAAGGATTTAAAGTAATTACAACGCATGTTGCCCAAGAGCAGCTAGGAAACTATATAAACCAGAACGATGTCACCTGTCTTTTGGTTCGAAGTGCCACCAAGGTGGATAGAAACTTAATCGATGCCTGTCCCAAGCTAAAGCTTATTGGCCGTGGTGGCGTAGGTATGGACAATATAGATGTGGAATATGCCCAGAAAAAGGGCATTCAAGTAATAAATACGCCATCTGCGTCCTCACTATCCGTGGCGGAATTGGTATTTGCCCATCTATATGGAGGCGTTCGTTTTTTATACGATGCCAATAGAAATATGCCTTTAGAGGGGGATAGCAAGTTCAAACAGCTAAAAAAAACCTACGGAAACGGGAAGGAGCTTGCCGGTAAGACTTTGGGCATTATAGGTTTTGGCCGGATAGGTCAGGCGGTAGCCAAATTGGCCTTGGGTGCTGGAATGAAAGTAATTTTCTTTGACCCCTTGTTGGACGACGTTTCTTTGACCCTCTCCTTTTTTGATGGACAATCCGTGACATTCAATCTAAAAAAAACGGATAAGGACCAATTGTTAAAAGTGTCCGACTTTATTACCGTTCACGTTCCTGCACAGAAAAATTACGTTTTGGGCAGCAGGGAATTTGAATTGATGAAAGATGGTGTAGGTATCATCAATGCGGCCAGAGGTGGCGTTATTGATGAAGTTGCCCTCGTGGATGCTTTGGAAAGCAATAAGGTCTCCTTTGCAGGGATGGACGTGTACGAGTCGGAACCCCAACCTGAAATTAGGATACTAATGCATCCAAAAATATCCTTGACACCACACATTGGAGGCGCTACAAACGAAGCACAGGACAGGATAGGAATTGAGTTGGCGGAACAAATAATTTATCATTTTAAATAG
- a CDS encoding DUF937 domain-containing protein yields MAGLLDLLNSPIGKQLISGVAGQTNQPENKTADVLSMAMPLILGAMKKNVKSPNGAEGLMSALNNKHDGSILDNLGGLFQGGVDDSVINDGAGILGHVFGGKQPQVENALSQKSGLDAGTISQILKIAAPIVMGYLGRETSQNRVNDSNGMNALLGSMLGGQPQQNQSLITTLLDADGDGSILDDVAGMVMGSNKKKGGLGGLLGGLFGR; encoded by the coding sequence ATGGCAGGATTATTAGACTTATTGAATAGCCCAATAGGCAAGCAATTAATTAGCGGTGTCGCCGGACAGACCAATCAACCGGAAAATAAAACGGCCGATGTACTTAGCATGGCCATGCCACTTATTTTGGGTGCCATGAAAAAAAATGTAAAATCCCCAAATGGCGCGGAAGGTTTGATGAGTGCCTTGAACAACAAACACGACGGTAGTATTTTGGACAATCTGGGAGGACTGTTCCAAGGAGGTGTGGATGATTCCGTAATTAATGACGGGGCCGGTATCCTTGGCCATGTTTTTGGTGGCAAACAACCACAGGTAGAAAATGCGCTAAGCCAAAAATCCGGTCTTGATGCGGGTACTATAAGCCAAATCCTTAAAATAGCGGCTCCTATAGTGATGGGTTACTTGGGAAGAGAAACTTCCCAAAACAGGGTGAACGATTCTAATGGAATGAATGCACTTTTGGGAAGTATGCTTGGAGGTCAGCCACAACAAAACCAAAGTCTTATTACAACGCTTTTGGATGCGGATGGGGACGGAAGCATTTTGGACGACGTAGCGGGAATGGTTATGGGCAGTAATAAAAAGAAGGGCGGACTTGGTGGTCTCTTGGGAGGTCTCTTTGGTAGATAG
- a CDS encoding DUF6146 family protein yields the protein MKRKILKISSSIVGMIGLCLFLIHCGASREVLSISDQERKAFDATEGDTVRIANEETEYEIIIIDPGFYTWLNSIARPEGYYSQSFLENRNILMVMEWNRRVLQPGQFNPNLYELQIDYKSEIDYGYEVNYKLYNYFIYFQRKYNQRLGPFLPRI from the coding sequence ATGAAAAGGAAAATTTTAAAAATATCATCTAGTATCGTAGGAATGATAGGGCTATGCCTTTTCCTTATACACTGTGGAGCTTCAAGAGAAGTTCTTTCCATTTCTGATCAAGAAAGAAAAGCCTTTGATGCGACTGAGGGTGACACCGTTAGAATAGCCAACGAGGAAACAGAGTATGAAATTATAATTATTGACCCTGGTTTTTATACCTGGTTGAATTCCATTGCAAGACCAGAAGGATATTATTCCCAATCCTTTTTGGAAAACAGGAATATTCTTATGGTCATGGAATGGAATAGAAGGGTCTTACAACCTGGACAGTTCAATCCAAATTTATATGAGCTGCAAATCGATTATAAATCGGAAATTGATTACGGATATGAAGTGAATTATAAACTGTACAATTATTTCATTTATTTCCAACGCAAGTATAATCAAAGACTAGGTCCTTTTTTACCTAGGATATAG